Proteins encoded in a region of the Mucilaginibacter sabulilitoris genome:
- a CDS encoding mercuric reductase codes for MKKYDAIVIGAGQAGAPLAKKLALAGKKTVLIEKRFYGGTCVNDGCTPTKTMVASAKAAYMAVKSAELGVTVKRFSVNMPLIKKRKDDIVLRSRNGGLRAAEKTKNLDVIFGEASFTSDKTVAVMLNSGKKQTLQADLVFLNPGALPTIPEIDGLNDINYLTSTTILDLDYVPEHLLVLGGNYIGLEFGQMFRRFGSKVTILEKSDRIVSHEDEDISAEMQKILEAESIVIHNNTQATRFKQKSGGKITATVSINGEEKKIKCSHVLIAIGRTPQTKALHLQNTGVVTDEKGNIKVNDKLETSASGIYGLGDANGGPAFTHISYNDYTIVYRNLIEKQDLNTKDRPVPYCMFTDPQLGRVGIDETQAKKQGLDYKVAKLPMAHVARAIETGDTRGFMKAVVDAKTKKILGATVLGPEGGEIMTVLQIAMEGGITYDRIRYCVFAHPLYSESLNNLFMTLED; via the coding sequence ATGAAAAAGTACGATGCCATTGTTATAGGTGCCGGCCAGGCCGGGGCACCACTGGCCAAAAAGCTGGCCCTTGCAGGTAAAAAAACCGTCCTCATCGAAAAGCGGTTTTATGGCGGCACCTGTGTAAACGACGGGTGTACACCTACCAAAACTATGGTGGCATCGGCAAAAGCGGCTTATATGGCTGTTAAAAGCGCAGAACTTGGTGTAACCGTTAAACGTTTCTCGGTTAATATGCCGTTAATTAAAAAGCGTAAGGACGATATTGTCCTTCGTTCGCGCAACGGGGGCCTGCGTGCTGCCGAAAAAACAAAAAATCTTGATGTTATATTTGGCGAAGCAAGTTTTACCAGCGATAAAACGGTAGCTGTGATGCTCAATAGTGGCAAAAAACAAACCCTGCAGGCCGATCTCGTATTTTTAAACCCTGGTGCACTGCCCACCATTCCAGAAATTGACGGGCTAAACGATATCAATTATCTTACCTCAACTACAATACTTGATCTGGATTATGTTCCTGAGCATTTACTTGTTCTGGGTGGTAATTATATCGGGTTGGAGTTTGGGCAAATGTTCCGCAGGTTTGGCAGCAAGGTTACCATACTGGAGAAATCGGACAGGATAGTATCGCATGAAGACGAGGATATTTCTGCCGAAATGCAAAAAATATTGGAAGCCGAATCCATAGTTATTCATAACAACACACAGGCCACCCGCTTTAAACAAAAATCAGGCGGCAAAATAACAGCTACCGTATCAATAAATGGCGAAGAGAAAAAGATCAAATGCAGCCACGTCCTGATCGCCATTGGCCGTACACCGCAAACCAAGGCGCTCCATCTGCAAAACACGGGTGTTGTTACCGACGAAAAAGGGAACATTAAGGTAAACGACAAACTGGAAACCTCAGCTTCGGGTATTTATGGCCTGGGCGATGCCAATGGCGGTCCCGCATTTACTCATATATCCTATAACGATTATACTATTGTTTATAGAAACTTAATTGAAAAGCAGGACTTGAATACCAAAGACCGGCCCGTACCATATTGCATGTTCACCGACCCACAACTGGGCCGGGTGGGCATTGATGAAACACAAGCCAAAAAACAGGGGCTTGATTACAAAGTAGCTAAACTACCTATGGCGCATGTAGCGCGCGCCATTGAAACCGGTGATACACGTGGCTTTATGAAAGCTGTTGTTGATGCTAAAACCAAGAAAATATTAGGCGCTACGGTCTTGGGCCCAGAGGGCGGTGAAATAATGACCGTACTACAGATAGCTATGGAAGGCGGTATTACGTATGACAGGATACGTTATTGCGTATTTGCCCACCCGCTTTATTCCGAATCATTAAATAACCTGTTCATGACCCTGGAGGATTAA
- a CDS encoding ABC transporter ATP-binding protein: MIKVDRVSKNFGKVKAVNSISFEVQEQENMILLGTSGCGKTTTLKMINRLIEPTGGDIFINGKNITLEQPEILRRGIGYVLQNNGLFPHYTVAENIAIVPQLLKWDKKKTENRTAELMEKLHLSSDYLHVYPNELSGGQQQRIGLARALVSDPPVLLMDEPFGALDNVTRSNIHKEFKALDELKRKTIIMVTHDVQEAFELADRVCLMDKGEIIQAGTPADLLFKPASEFVEGFLKDQRLQLEFKAIKLTDIWELLPERSKEGDSLALTANTDLWTALESFKFTQSETINIKEQNQIKTVGFEQLMSAFNHYKNQQRYD; encoded by the coding sequence ATGATAAAAGTTGATCGAGTAAGTAAAAACTTCGGCAAAGTTAAAGCCGTTAACAGCATCTCTTTTGAGGTTCAGGAACAAGAGAATATGATATTGCTGGGCACCAGCGGCTGCGGCAAAACTACTACGCTTAAAATGATCAACCGGCTTATTGAGCCAACCGGCGGCGATATTTTCATCAACGGAAAAAATATCACTCTTGAACAACCCGAAATATTACGGCGAGGCATTGGCTACGTGCTCCAGAATAATGGGCTCTTTCCACATTATACCGTGGCCGAAAATATTGCGATTGTACCACAGCTTTTAAAGTGGGATAAAAAGAAGACTGAAAACCGCACCGCCGAACTGATGGAAAAGCTGCACCTCAGTTCCGACTATCTACACGTTTATCCAAATGAATTAAGCGGTGGTCAACAGCAACGGATAGGATTGGCCAGGGCCCTGGTATCAGATCCGCCGGTTTTACTGATGGATGAACCTTTTGGCGCGCTTGATAACGTTACCCGTTCAAATATCCATAAGGAGTTTAAGGCCCTTGATGAGCTCAAAAGGAAAACCATTATCATGGTTACCCACGACGTGCAGGAAGCCTTTGAACTGGCAGACCGCGTATGCCTAATGGATAAAGGAGAAATTATACAGGCAGGCACCCCGGCTGACCTACTGTTTAAACCGGCCAGCGAATTTGTTGAAGGTTTTTTGAAAGATCAGCGCCTGCAATTGGAGTTTAAAGCCATCAAACTAACCGACATCTGGGAATTATTGCCTGAAAGAAGTAAAGAAGGTGACAGCCTAGCATTAACTGCCAATACCGATCTGTGGACAGCGTTGGAAAGTTTCAAATTTACCCAATCTGAAACCATTAACATTAAGGAACAAAACCAAATAAAAACAGTTGGTTTTGAACAGCTCATGTCGGCCTTTAATCATTACAAAAACCAACAACGGTATGACTGA
- a CDS encoding ABC transporter permease/substrate-binding protein, translating to MTEHQQTLFEFMQQQADKLAVQTLQHIGLTFISLFIAVLIGLPLGILIARKKQLSGSVLGIAGVLQTIPSIALLGFMIPLLGIGAKPAIVALLLYALLPIIRNTYTGITGVDASVKEAAVAMGMSKWQVLFMAELPLAMPVILAGIRTATVINVGVATLASYIAAGGLGEFIFGGISLNNTNMILAGAIPAALLAIIFDFLLSLVQKLNFKKIRGSAYALPVVLILLSSFYFIPTAYGGKLTAGFTPEFMGRQDGNLGLESKYGLKIHTIVISDAVMYKAAYEKQLDVISGYSTDGRLKAYGLVVLDDDKSIFPPYYAAPIVREDALRKFPELEKTLNLLSGKINDSIMTDLNYRTDYLHQSPERVAKDFLVANKLYKPSRNSNGGVVRIGSKIFGEQYILANMYSMLIKGYTDYNVSTKTGLGGTKICFDALTNDQIDFYPEYTGTGLLAILQAPPKTISEVTKNKDSTYKYVQKEFKDKYEVKWLMPIGFNNAYALMMRAQQAKSLNIKTISNLKRYLNSK from the coding sequence ATGACTGAGCACCAGCAAACCCTGTTTGAGTTTATGCAGCAACAGGCAGATAAGCTGGCTGTGCAAACCCTGCAACACATTGGGCTCACTTTTATTTCCCTGTTTATAGCGGTGCTTATTGGTTTACCTTTAGGCATTCTCATCGCACGTAAAAAACAATTATCAGGGTCGGTTTTAGGTATTGCCGGCGTGCTGCAAACCATTCCGAGCATTGCCTTGCTTGGGTTTATGATCCCGCTATTAGGTATTGGCGCCAAGCCCGCTATTGTGGCTTTGCTGCTGTATGCGCTGCTACCCATTATACGCAATACCTATACTGGCATTACCGGGGTTGATGCTTCGGTAAAGGAAGCTGCCGTTGCTATGGGTATGAGCAAATGGCAGGTATTGTTCATGGCAGAGCTTCCACTGGCTATGCCGGTTATACTGGCGGGTATCCGCACTGCTACTGTGATTAATGTGGGGGTGGCAACTTTAGCCTCCTATATAGCAGCTGGCGGCCTGGGCGAGTTTATTTTCGGCGGTATCTCTCTTAATAATACCAACATGATACTGGCAGGAGCTATTCCGGCTGCGCTGCTGGCTATTATTTTCGATTTCCTGTTATCGCTGGTACAAAAGCTCAACTTCAAAAAAATAAGGGGCAGCGCCTATGCTTTGCCTGTTGTACTTATACTATTATCATCATTTTATTTTATTCCAACTGCCTATGGCGGTAAGCTTACTGCTGGTTTCACACCCGAATTTATGGGCCGGCAGGATGGCAACCTGGGCTTGGAGAGCAAATACGGTTTAAAGATCCACACCATCGTGATCAGCGATGCCGTGATGTATAAAGCCGCGTATGAAAAACAATTGGATGTAATAAGCGGCTATTCAACAGATGGCCGCTTAAAGGCTTACGGATTGGTAGTTTTAGATGACGATAAGAGTATTTTTCCACCTTATTACGCTGCACCCATTGTTCGGGAAGATGCACTCAGGAAATTCCCGGAGCTCGAAAAAACGCTGAATTTGCTATCGGGCAAAATAAATGATAGCATCATGACAGATTTAAACTACCGTACTGACTATCTTCACCAAAGCCCAGAGAGAGTAGCTAAAGATTTTTTGGTAGCCAATAAGCTGTACAAACCATCACGCAATAGCAATGGGGGCGTTGTACGCATTGGGTCAAAAATATTTGGAGAGCAATATATATTGGCCAACATGTACAGCATGCTAATAAAGGGCTATACCGATTATAATGTTTCAACTAAAACAGGTTTGGGCGGCACTAAAATTTGCTTTGATGCTTTAACCAATGACCAGATAGATTTTTATCCGGAATATACCGGTACCGGCTTACTGGCCATATTACAGGCTCCGCCGAAAACAATTAGTGAGGTAACAAAAAATAAAGACAGCACCTATAAATATGTGCAAAAGGAATTTAAAGATAAATATGAGGTGAAATGGCTAATGCCAATTGGCTTTAATAATGCCTATGCCTTAATGATGAGAGCACAACAGGCAAAAAGTTTAAATATTAAAACAATTTCTAACCTCAAACGATATTTGAATAGTAAGTAG
- the egtB gene encoding ergothioneine biosynthesis protein EgtB, with protein MDLTDCYKKVRQRTEYICSPLQTEDYVVQPVVDVSPPKWHIGHTTWFFETFILKPYFMGYEEFNSNYNYVFNSYYETVGNRVIRTDRGNLSRPTVNDIYQYRAYVDEAMEKFLSVEPAADVKELIILGFNHEEQHQELLLTDIKYILGHNPLFPPYSTTYVSPHAETGEAEFIKMDEGIYEIGFTGEGFCFDNELNQHKVYLNAYEISPHLVSNAEYLEFMNSGGYHDFRHWHAEGWDWVKANNVESPLYWHLIDGEWNNYTYHGLESLNLKNPVCHISYFEAYAYASWKGLRLPTEFEWEAAAPKFSWGKSWEWTESSYLPYPGFAKASGAIGEYNGKFMVNQKVLRGASEVTSPGHSRITYRNFFQTNLRWQFTGIRLAR; from the coding sequence ATGGATTTAACCGATTGTTATAAAAAAGTCCGCCAGCGCACGGAGTATATTTGCAGCCCCTTGCAAACCGAAGACTATGTAGTGCAACCTGTAGTAGATGTTAGCCCGCCTAAATGGCATATCGGACACACTACCTGGTTTTTTGAAACCTTTATCCTCAAGCCCTATTTTATGGGCTATGAAGAGTTTAACTCCAATTACAATTACGTATTTAACAGCTATTACGAAACTGTTGGTAACCGGGTAATCCGTACCGACAGGGGTAATTTGAGCCGGCCTACTGTTAATGATATTTACCAGTATCGCGCTTACGTGGACGAGGCTATGGAAAAATTCCTGAGTGTTGAGCCTGCTGCCGATGTAAAAGAACTGATCATACTGGGTTTTAACCATGAAGAACAGCACCAGGAACTCTTGCTAACAGATATTAAATACATTTTAGGCCATAACCCCTTGTTCCCACCTTATTCCACCACCTATGTATCGCCTCATGCCGAAACCGGGGAGGCTGAATTTATTAAGATGGATGAGGGTATATACGAAATAGGCTTTACCGGAGAGGGCTTTTGCTTTGATAATGAACTTAACCAGCACAAGGTGTATTTAAACGCTTATGAAATAAGCCCCCACCTGGTAAGCAATGCAGAATACCTGGAATTTATGAACAGCGGTGGATACCATGATTTTAGACACTGGCATGCCGAAGGGTGGGACTGGGTAAAAGCCAATAATGTTGAGTCACCTCTTTATTGGCATTTAATTGATGGCGAGTGGAACAATTACACTTATCACGGCCTCGAATCACTCAATTTAAAAAATCCAGTATGCCATATCAGCTATTTTGAGGCTTATGCCTATGCGTCATGGAAAGGCCTTAGGCTACCCACAGAATTTGAATGGGAAGCTGCGGCGCCAAAATTTAGCTGGGGTAAAAGCTGGGAGTGGACAGAAAGCTCTTACCTGCCTTATCCTGGTTTTGCCAAGGCCTCGGGCGCCATTGGCGAGTATAACGGTAAATTTATGGTAAACCAAAAGGTATTACGGGGGGCATCAGAAGTTACGTCGCCGGGGCATAGCCGTATTACTTACCGCAATTTTTTTCAGACAAACTTACGCTGGCAATTTACTGGCATAAGGCTTGCTCGTTAA
- a CDS encoding L-histidine N(alpha)-methyltransferase has protein sequence MDSTLTQTELNKSSKTKTDLFYDDVIAGLKSTPKRLNSKYFYDANGDKLFQELMNSPEYYPTNCELEIFSEKTAEIADSIIGDGDAFDLIELGAGDAMKSTYLLKYLVSKKADFTYLPIDISENVISYLNITLPVTLPGLKITGLNGEYFDMMEKAASISSRRKVVLFLGSNIGNMAVNDAIEFCRELRKHLSSGDMVLIGMDLKKDPKVVLAAYNDKEGITRRFNLNLLERINRELNANFDIDKFEHYPTYDPETGACKSYLISTVDQQVTINGKETISFLKDEYIYMEISQKFTIMQADQIAINTGFAPVGQFFDTRKWFIDAIWVAA, from the coding sequence ATGGATTCTACCTTAACACAAACAGAACTGAATAAATCATCAAAAACAAAAACCGATTTGTTTTATGATGATGTGATAGCCGGTTTGAAATCGACACCCAAGCGGTTAAATTCAAAATATTTTTATGATGCCAATGGCGATAAGCTTTTCCAGGAGCTGATGAACAGCCCGGAATATTATCCAACCAATTGCGAACTGGAAATATTCTCAGAAAAAACTGCTGAAATTGCAGACTCCATTATTGGTGATGGCGATGCTTTTGACCTGATTGAGTTGGGCGCAGGCGATGCCATGAAATCAACCTACCTGCTCAAGTATCTGGTATCAAAAAAGGCCGACTTTACTTACCTCCCTATTGATATTTCTGAAAACGTAATATCATACCTGAACATAACCTTGCCTGTTACTTTACCAGGCCTGAAAATTACCGGACTTAACGGCGAGTATTTTGACATGATGGAGAAAGCTGCTTCCATTTCATCGCGCCGTAAGGTGGTTTTGTTTTTAGGATCGAATATTGGCAATATGGCGGTAAATGATGCTATTGAATTTTGCCGGGAACTGCGCAAGCACTTATCATCCGGTGATATGGTGTTGATCGGCATGGATCTTAAAAAAGATCCCAAAGTGGTGCTTGCTGCTTATAATGACAAAGAAGGCATTACCAGGAGGTTTAACCTCAATCTGCTGGAGCGTATAAACCGGGAGCTGAACGCTAATTTTGATATTGATAAGTTTGAGCATTACCCAACCTATGACCCCGAAACAGGAGCCTGCAAAAGCTATCTCATTAGCACTGTGGATCAACAGGTAACCATCAATGGCAAAGAAACCATTTCGTTTTTAAAGGACGAATATATTTACATGGAGATATCCCAAAAATTCACCATAATGCAGGCCGATCAAATTGCCATAAACACAGGCTTTGCTCCCGTAGGTCAGTTTTTTGATACCCGAAAATGGTTTATTGACGCTATTTGGGTAGCTGCATAA
- a CDS encoding phytanoyl-CoA dioxygenase family protein, with translation MNTQVSYLPGLDNFKKLPEEVIQEFREKGHTLVRNVLSAEEINAYRPVIVDAADRYNTEKRKLDERDTYGKAFLQIMNLWRVDEPSKKFVKAKRLAKIAADLMGVENVRIYHDQALFKEPGGGPTPWHQDQYYWPIDTNNTITMWMPLVDIDVEMGMLTFASRSYVNGAVFNHEISDESESLYDDYVKEKQFEISRAKTMKAGDATWHRGFTIHNAPGNNSDKMREIMTIIYVADGARITPHKNEWQKNDHEKWLMGKPIGEIIDSELNPKLL, from the coding sequence ATGAATACACAGGTTTCTTATTTACCGGGGTTGGATAATTTTAAAAAACTGCCTGAAGAGGTAATTCAGGAGTTCCGTGAAAAGGGACATACATTAGTTCGAAATGTACTTTCTGCGGAAGAAATAAATGCTTACAGACCGGTAATTGTTGATGCTGCCGACAGGTATAATACCGAAAAGCGCAAACTGGACGAGCGCGACACTTATGGAAAAGCTTTTCTGCAGATCATGAATTTATGGCGGGTAGATGAGCCCAGCAAAAAGTTTGTTAAAGCTAAACGTTTGGCCAAAATAGCTGCCGATTTGATGGGGGTTGAAAACGTAAGGATTTACCATGACCAGGCCCTGTTTAAAGAACCGGGTGGTGGCCCTACCCCGTGGCACCAGGACCAGTATTACTGGCCCATTGATACCAATAATACCATTACCATGTGGATGCCCCTGGTTGACATTGACGTGGAGATGGGAATGCTCACCTTTGCATCCAGATCTTATGTTAACGGAGCTGTATTTAATCATGAAATATCAGACGAATCTGAAAGCCTGTATGATGATTATGTAAAGGAAAAGCAATTTGAAATTAGCCGCGCTAAAACCATGAAAGCCGGCGACGCCACCTGGCACCGCGGGTTTACCATACACAACGCACCGGGTAATAACTCTGATAAAATGCGCGAGATAATGACCATTATTTATGTAGCCGATGGCGCGCGCATTACTCCTCATAAAAATGAATGGCAAAAAAATGATCATGAAAAATGGCTGATGGGCAAGCCAATTGGAGAGATCATTGACTCGGAACTTAACCCGAAATTACTTTGA
- a CDS encoding AraC family transcriptional regulator, producing the protein MIKASYEVVQPANSQSFLVRKFDRLAFDAPYHFHDEYELTCVIKGSGKRYVGSHMEDFVSGDLVLLGPNLPHCWKLEGSEIPTEEASAIVIQFNDAFLGDDFFNKFELQLIKKLFQKSACGILFHSDTQAEVNHLLMALVEEKSNFRILISLLEVLQRMASSDEYILLDQHRVIAERSLAERERINPVLAYLVENFRKQVSLDAAASIANMTTNAFCKYFKKVTRKTFMETIIEYRLNYAIQQLVQTDKPISEISFESGFGDVSHFYKMFKAKMHLSPLNYRKRFMRNLLTGDKKQSA; encoded by the coding sequence ATGATTAAAGCCTCTTACGAAGTTGTTCAACCCGCAAACAGTCAGTCATTCCTTGTCAGAAAATTTGACAGGCTTGCATTTGATGCGCCCTATCATTTTCATGATGAATATGAGCTAACCTGCGTTATAAAAGGCAGTGGCAAGCGATATGTTGGCAGCCACATGGAAGACTTTGTTTCTGGCGACCTGGTATTGCTGGGCCCGAACCTGCCGCACTGCTGGAAATTGGAAGGAAGTGAAATACCCACTGAAGAGGCAAGCGCCATAGTTATTCAATTTAATGATGCTTTTTTAGGCGATGACTTTTTTAATAAGTTTGAACTGCAGCTTATAAAAAAACTCTTTCAAAAGAGCGCCTGCGGCATTTTATTTCACTCAGATACACAGGCCGAGGTAAACCACCTGTTGATGGCCCTTGTTGAAGAAAAAAGCAATTTCAGGATCCTGATATCACTGCTGGAAGTATTGCAGCGAATGGCCTCATCAGACGAGTATATATTACTTGACCAACACCGTGTGATAGCAGAACGTTCGCTGGCCGAACGTGAGCGTATAAACCCTGTGTTAGCTTATCTGGTAGAAAATTTCAGAAAGCAGGTTTCGCTGGATGCGGCCGCGAGCATAGCCAACATGACCACCAACGCGTTTTGCAAATACTTTAAAAAGGTAACCCGCAAAACATTCATGGAAACAATTATTGAATACCGGTTAAACTATGCCATACAGCAGCTGGTACAAACAGACAAGCCTATATCAGAAATATCATTTGAAAGCGGCTTTGGCGATGTGTCACACTTTTACAAAATGTTTAAAGCCAAGATGCACCTGAGCCCGCTCAATTATCGTAAAAGATTTATGCGTAACCTTCTCACCGGGGATAAAAAACAATCGGCCTGA
- a CDS encoding response regulator transcription factor — MGTIKLGIIDDHKIFRNGLKATLEDCEDFDLILEASNGKELVGLLTDKVPDVLLMDIKMPEMDGIQTTNYVHQHYKHVKVLALSMFNEDKYIVDMMKAGASGYLLKNAEPEEIIEAISTVYHKGFYFNEHLSITLIKQLVTNEHTESVANNKADLNEREIEVLKLVCQECSNQEIADKIFLSVRTVEGYRARLFEKTCSKNLVGLVIYAIKRGIISVS; from the coding sequence ATGGGTACAATTAAATTAGGCATCATAGATGATCATAAAATTTTCAGGAATGGTTTAAAAGCAACCTTGGAAGATTGTGAAGATTTTGACCTGATATTAGAGGCATCTAATGGCAAAGAGCTGGTAGGCTTGCTTACCGATAAAGTTCCGGATGTATTGTTAATGGATATTAAAATGCCCGAGATGGATGGCATCCAGACCACTAATTATGTGCACCAGCATTATAAGCATGTAAAGGTACTGGCGTTGTCCATGTTTAATGAAGATAAATACATTGTTGATATGATGAAGGCCGGCGCATCGGGCTATTTACTTAAAAATGCCGAACCCGAGGAGATCATCGAAGCTATATCAACCGTATATCACAAAGGTTTCTACTTTAATGAGCACTTGTCAATAACCCTTATTAAACAACTGGTTACCAACGAGCATACCGAAAGCGTCGCTAATAACAAGGCCGACCTTAATGAGCGCGAGATAGAGGTGCTGAAACTGGTTTGCCAGGAATGCTCCAACCAGGAAATTGCCGATAAAATTTTTCTGAGCGTACGCACCGTTGAAGGTTACCGGGCACGTTTGTTTGAAAAAACCTGTTCAAAAAACCTGGTGGGCCTGGTGATATATGCCATAAAACGCGGCATCATCAGCGTATCCTGA
- a CDS encoding sensor histidine kinase: protein MQTTENSLIPVLIIGTLVVVVLITCLFFFVIIYQRKMIKSQAELRTLHDERQGDLMNAVFETQESERKRLAEDLHDSVGQVLSAIKLNLHRIDKNCISESTQPLLADTRRLTDECIQEIRNIIHNVLPPVLTDYGFLVALEALSNKVEQNTQIKVKFDKRITDQRFPHEIELALYRIAQELFGNAIKHSDATVIQMSVTQEGKYMVMEFKDNGVGFKLNEVKQGFGIKNLESRVQLINGEINIYSKPLGGTLTTIKLKIA, encoded by the coding sequence TTGCAAACCACAGAAAACAGCCTGATCCCGGTATTAATTATCGGGACACTGGTAGTTGTTGTATTAATTACGTGTTTGTTTTTCTTCGTGATCATTTATCAGCGCAAAATGATAAAAAGTCAGGCAGAATTACGCACGCTGCACGATGAACGGCAGGGCGATTTGATGAACGCTGTTTTTGAAACACAGGAAAGCGAACGCAAACGCCTTGCAGAGGATTTGCATGACAGCGTTGGGCAAGTATTATCGGCCATAAAACTCAATCTGCACCGGATTGATAAAAATTGCATAAGCGAAAGTACCCAGCCCCTGCTGGCTGATACCCGTCGGCTTACTGATGAATGTATACAGGAAATACGCAATATTATTCATAACGTTTTGCCTCCTGTGCTTACCGATTATGGCTTTTTGGTGGCGCTTGAAGCCCTAAGCAATAAAGTGGAGCAAAACACGCAGATTAAGGTAAAATTTGATAAAAGGATAACAGACCAGCGGTTTCCGCACGAAATTGAACTTGCGCTTTACCGCATAGCCCAGGAACTTTTTGGTAATGCCATTAAGCACTCCGATGCAACAGTTATACAGATGTCTGTTACGCAGGAGGGGAAATATATGGTTATGGAATTTAAAGACAATGGTGTGGGCTTTAAATTAAATGAGGTAAAACAAGGATTCGGTATTAAAAACCTCGAGAGCCGGGTGCAGCTTATAAACGGCGAAATTAATATTTACAGTAAGCCGCTGGGCGGCACACTTACAACTATAAAATTAAAAATAGCATAG
- the metF gene encoding methylenetetrahydrofolate reductase [NAD(P)H] → MKITEHIANANGKTLFSFELIPPLKGQSIQGIYDAIDPLMEFKPPFIDVTSLREDYIYKEHANGLLEKLSYRKRPGTIAICAAIMNKYKVDTVPHLLCGGFTKDETENGLVDLQFLGIENVLVLRGDARRGDASFVPTPNGHCYATDLLQQVANMNNGIYLHEHSDSSLKTDFCIGIAGYPEKHFEAPNLKSDFKYLKQKVDMGANFIVTQMFFDNQKYFDFVNNCKANGINVPIIPGLKPITSSKQLINLAKTFHIDMPEDLCDAINGCKSEKEVKDMGIEWMINQCRELVKFGVPVLHFYTMSNAGPTRRIAEAIF, encoded by the coding sequence ATGAAAATTACCGAACACATCGCAAACGCCAACGGCAAAACATTATTTTCTTTTGAACTGATACCGCCTTTAAAGGGACAAAGCATACAGGGTATTTATGATGCCATTGATCCTTTAATGGAGTTTAAGCCGCCGTTTATTGATGTAACCTCGCTGCGCGAAGATTATATTTATAAAGAGCACGCCAATGGCTTACTTGAAAAGCTGAGCTATCGTAAACGGCCGGGCACTATCGCTATTTGTGCAGCTATCATGAACAAGTATAAGGTTGATACGGTTCCGCATTTACTGTGTGGCGGTTTTACCAAAGATGAAACCGAAAACGGGTTGGTTGACCTGCAGTTTTTAGGCATCGAGAATGTGCTGGTACTGCGCGGTGATGCACGGCGCGGCGATGCCTCATTTGTACCTACCCCTAACGGGCATTGCTATGCTACCGACCTGCTGCAGCAGGTAGCGAACATGAACAATGGTATTTACCTGCATGAGCACAGCGATTCGAGCCTTAAAACTGATTTTTGTATCGGTATTGCCGGCTATCCCGAAAAACATTTTGAAGCCCCTAATCTTAAATCCGACTTTAAGTATTTGAAACAAAAGGTGGATATGGGCGCCAATTTTATCGTTACCCAGATGTTTTTCGACAATCAAAAATATTTCGACTTTGTAAATAACTGCAAGGCCAATGGTATTAACGTGCCTATTATCCCGGGTTTAAAACCAATTACCTCGTCAAAACAATTGATTAACCTGGCAAAAACATTCCATATTGATATGCCCGAAGATTTGTGCGATGCCATTAACGGTTGCAAATCAGAAAAAGAGGTAAAGGATATGGGTATTGAATGGATGATAAACCAATGCCGCGAACTGGTGAAGTTTGGTGTACCGGTATTGCATTTCTATACCATGAGCAACGCCGGCCCAACCAGGCGCATTGCCGAGGCTATATTTTAG